Proteins found in one Podarcis muralis chromosome 5, rPodMur119.hap1.1, whole genome shotgun sequence genomic segment:
- the SHISA4 gene encoding protein shisa-4 — protein sequence MGAWGLAAMVLCSLAAASFVSADEDCKWYMDRNGSWHPGFDCHFPSFCCGDCYQRYCCMDLRKLLTERQQKHCIAFGPKTIAGIASAVILFVAIVATIVCCFLCSCCYLYQRRHHLQTPYQGQEIPLSGYPAQPPGPYPMDPKAGPAPYHPGYTPVVSYPPTAPAAQYPLYPPGPPYYNPAAPPPYIPPQPSQPST from the exons ATGGGAGCCTGGGGCCTGGCGGCTATGGTGCTctgcagtctggctgctgcaagcTTCG TCTCAGCCGATGAGGACTGCAAGTGGTACATGGACCGAAATGGCTCATGGCATCCCGGCTTCGACTGCCACTTTCCCTCCTTCTGCTGTGGTGACTGCTATCAGCGTTACTGCTGCATGGACCTCAGGAAACTCCTCACTGAACGGCAACAAAAGCACTGCATAGCATTTGG CCCCAAAACCATTGCTGGCATCGCTTCAGCTGTGATTCTCTTTGTGGCTATTGTTGCCACAATTGTCTGCTGCTTCCTGTGCTCCTGCTGCTACTTGTACCAGCGACGGCATCACCTTCAGACACCCTATCAAG GTCAAGAGATCCCACTTTCTGGCTACCCTGCCCAGCCTCCAGGGCCTTACCCTATGGATCCCAAAGCTGGGCCAGCACCATATCATCCTGGCTATACACCAGTTGTTTCCTATCCTCCCACAGCACCAGCTGCACAGTATCCTCTATACCCACCTGGGCCACCATACTACAACCCTGCAG CTCCCCCACCCTACATCCCACCACAGCCGTCACAGCCCAGCACCTGA